In one Nocardioides sp. NBC_00368 genomic region, the following are encoded:
- a CDS encoding sensor histidine kinase, producing the protein MTSSAPPPAGGHRLTVPPGFAPPPLGGKRARSDLTTTMTTITTDLAELGGLLTPGEDLSDLQLIADSLTALAGFEMATISVARADGHLHMVVVSGQESARADLLGTVTPIERLEAELARADDWGIFKFVPAERLDPTADVYGWIPTMKPSNAAGAWNPLDLLVAPLRDDAGKLRGTLIVDVPTDGLRPNREKRAVLGRHAVQAQRAILLALEREELSEQVRLAEAARDVIRRAGRELDPDEILNSLSTGLVDVLDLTDFWLHMSKPGGRGIRTKVYREDFKLPIGDLTSPFMVDYGQYLWDQRSITVQTPDGAERLPHPDPEAQQRITEWIRYYKVGSIVGVPIGSGQTWYGAMLLGRGPDKPHWSELELITAADLGRDFGRVVHNSRAYLRQKAAVDSLRELEAHKSRLIATVAHELKNPLSAFRWNIESLPYAESEEEYAEVLTALTRNRDRTEKIVADLAMLSKVSDPDHLPTTVPIQVARVLEEIHDQLSAEMPTSDAHELVFEMPSDDVYVTLAPGDLDRVVINLVTNAIKYSPEGGQVIVSTRTSPGWFELRVTDHGLGISPEDQDRLFTEFFRSTNPTALKQPGTGLGLTIVSRIVSRRGGLISVDSTPGVGSTFRVTLPVV; encoded by the coding sequence ATGACTTCTTCTGCGCCCCCGCCCGCCGGTGGTCACCGACTGACGGTGCCACCGGGATTCGCCCCACCACCGTTGGGCGGGAAACGCGCCAGGAGCGACCTCACCACGACGATGACGACGATCACCACCGATCTCGCCGAGCTCGGGGGGCTGCTCACCCCTGGCGAGGACCTCTCCGACCTCCAGCTGATCGCCGACAGCCTGACCGCCCTGGCGGGCTTCGAGATGGCCACGATCAGCGTCGCCCGGGCCGACGGCCACCTCCACATGGTGGTGGTCTCCGGCCAGGAGTCCGCCCGCGCCGACCTGCTGGGCACCGTCACCCCGATCGAGCGGCTGGAGGCCGAGCTCGCCCGTGCCGACGACTGGGGCATCTTCAAGTTCGTCCCGGCGGAGCGGCTGGACCCGACCGCTGATGTGTACGGCTGGATCCCGACGATGAAGCCGAGCAACGCTGCCGGCGCCTGGAACCCGCTCGACCTGCTGGTCGCGCCGCTGCGTGACGACGCCGGCAAGCTCCGCGGGACCCTGATCGTCGACGTACCCACCGACGGGCTGCGCCCCAACCGGGAGAAGCGCGCCGTGCTCGGTCGCCACGCGGTGCAGGCGCAGCGCGCGATCCTGCTCGCCCTGGAGCGCGAGGAGCTCTCCGAGCAGGTACGCCTCGCGGAGGCCGCCCGCGACGTGATCCGCCGCGCCGGGCGCGAGCTGGACCCCGACGAGATCCTCAACTCGCTGAGCACCGGGCTGGTCGACGTCCTCGACCTGACCGACTTCTGGCTCCACATGTCCAAGCCAGGTGGCCGGGGCATCCGCACCAAGGTCTACCGGGAGGACTTCAAGCTCCCGATCGGTGACCTCACCAGCCCGTTCATGGTCGACTACGGGCAATACCTGTGGGACCAGCGCAGCATCACCGTCCAGACCCCTGACGGCGCCGAGCGACTGCCCCACCCCGACCCGGAGGCGCAGCAGCGGATCACCGAGTGGATCCGCTACTACAAGGTCGGCTCGATCGTCGGGGTCCCGATCGGCTCCGGCCAGACGTGGTACGGCGCGATGCTCCTCGGCCGCGGTCCCGACAAGCCGCACTGGAGCGAGCTCGAGCTGATCACGGCCGCCGACCTCGGGCGCGACTTCGGTCGTGTGGTCCACAACTCCCGGGCCTACCTGCGTCAGAAGGCGGCGGTCGACTCCCTGCGCGAGCTCGAGGCCCACAAGAGCCGGCTGATCGCGACGGTCGCCCACGAGCTGAAGAACCCGCTGTCCGCGTTCCGGTGGAACATCGAGTCGCTGCCCTACGCGGAGTCCGAGGAGGAGTACGCCGAGGTCCTGACCGCGCTCACCCGCAACCGCGACCGCACCGAGAAGATCGTGGCCGACCTCGCGATGCTGTCGAAGGTCTCCGACCCGGACCACCTGCCGACCACGGTGCCGATCCAGGTCGCGCGCGTGCTCGAGGAGATCCACGACCAGCTCAGCGCCGAGATGCCCACCAGCGACGCCCACGAGCTCGTCTTCGAGATGCCCTCCGACGACGTCTACGTGACCCTGGCTCCTGGCGACCTGGACCGGGTCGTGATCAACCTGGTGACCAACGCGATCAAGTACAGCCCCGAGGGCGGTCAGGTCATCGTGAGCACGCGCACCAGCCCGGGCTGGTTCGAGCTCCGGGTGACCGACCACGGTCTCGGGATCTCACCGGAGGATCAGGACCGCCTCTTCACCGAGTTCTTCCGTTCGACCAACCCCACAGCGCTCAAACAGCCGGGCACCGGGCTCGGTCTGACCATCGTGTCGCGGATCGTCAGCCGTCGTGGCGGACTGATATCGGTCGACTCCACCCCTGGCGTGGGAAGCACATTCCGTGTGACGCTGCCCGTTGTTTAA